One stretch of Brachyhypopomus gauderio isolate BG-103 chromosome 8, BGAUD_0.2, whole genome shotgun sequence DNA includes these proteins:
- the gpbp1l1 gene encoding vasculin-like protein 1 produces MAQHDFVPAWLNFSTPQPAKSPAAPLEKHGEHFPRGDGRPGVNRRRHNSSDGFFNNDPLKAPAGDAWLQPSLLRHDSVDSGVAKGSQGGLGSGHGWKETPSWHGTPRGQEGPHHHHGRHPKRGGGDRDRQGGHRQRNGNFRKGGPFQDRYSDEERNDDKLKFVEEDFPSLNPETTGKPVSQARAVGTPAGVWENPPSAKQAVSKMLVIKKVSKEDPSAAFSAGFASAGPLPANGSKVPITGPSVYKNLVPKPATAPTKTGPWKPNGRETKVGLHFSGRDSAFTSPVSVTKPLTPVSASPHGTPKESPSSSTPPIDITRLKQMRRSTDRKSEFLRGLKDERNGEVSGCHSPGAPAEGEGSTPDPKEYGEGHENGMSHSLSDSDTEHLSSSLEAEHRLLKAMGWQEYPENDDNFQPLTEDELKEFQAKTEQLKKNGLGRNGVLPKPRGVALLAWRSAPNPGLEEGSESETSSSSQTSDDEDT; encoded by the exons ATGGCGCAGCATGACTTTGTTCCTGCCTGGCTTAACTTCTCCACGCCTCAGCCTGCCAAG TCCCCTGCAGCCCCCCTTGAGAAGCATGGAGAGCACTTTCCCCGTGGAGATGGCCGGCCGGGAGTGAACCGCCGCAGGCACAACTCCTCTGATGGCTTCTTCAACAACGATCCCCTCAAAGCTCCTGCAG GTGATGCGTGGCTCCAGCCCTCTCTGCTGAGGCATGACTCTGTGGACTCTGGAGTTGCTAAGGGCAGCCAGGGTGGTTTGGGTAGTGGGCATGGGTGGAAGGAGACCCCCAGCTGGCATGGGACCCCACGGGGCCAGGAGGGCCCTCACCATCACCACGGCCGCCATCCCAAGCGTGGTGGGGGCGACAGGGACAGGCAGGGAGGCCATCGGCAGCGCAACGGCAATTTCCGCAAGGGCGGTCCTTTTCAGGACCGTTACTCAGACGAGGAGCGAAATGATGACAAGCTCAAGTTTGTGGAAGAGGatttt CCCTCTCTGAATCCGGAGACGACTGGAAAGCCAGTGAGTCAGGCTCGTGCTGTAGGAACACCAGCAGGCGTGTGGG AAAACCCACCCAGCGCTAAGCAGGCTGTGTCTAAGATGCTGGTCATTAAGAAAGTGTCTAAGGAGGACCCCAGTGCTGCGTTCTCAGCTGGTTTTGCCAGTGCTGGGCCCCTGCCTGCCAATGGCTCCAAAGTCCCCATCACTGGCCCCAGTGTCTATAAGAACTTGGTTCCCAAACCTGCTACTGCACCAACTAAG ACCGGCCCATGGAAACCAAATGGAAGGGAAACTAAAGTGGGTTTACATTTCTCTGGTCGGGATTCAGCTTTTACCAGCCCTGTTTCTGTGACCAAACCTCTGACACCTGTCAGTGCATCGCCCCATGGCACTCCTAAAGAG TCcccctccagctccaccccTCCCATAGACATCACCCGCCTGAAACAGATGCGGCGCAGCACGGACCGTAAGAGCGAGTTCCTGCGTGGGCTGAAGGACGAGAGGAACGGAGAAGTGAGCGGCTGCCACAGCCCCGGAGCTCCAGCAGAG GGGGAAGGCAGTACTCCTGATCCAAAAGAATATGGAGAAGGCCATGAGAATGGCATGTCTCACTCTCTGAGTGACTCTGATACCGAGCACCTGTCCAGTTCCCTGGAGGCTGAGCACAG ACTGCTTAAAGCAATGGGCTGGCAGGAGTACCCAGAGAATGACGACAACTTCCAGCCCCTCACTGAGGACGAGCTCAAAGAGTTTCAAGCTAAGACtgagcag CTGAAGAAGAACGGCCTGGGGCGTAACGGAGTGCTGCCCAAGCCGCGTGGCGTGGCCCTGCTGGCCTGGAGGAGCGCCCCCAACCCCGGCCTGGAAGAAGGCTCCGAGTCCGAGACGAGCAGTAGCAGCCAGACCTCCGACGACGAAGATACCTAA